CATGATACAAAAAGCTCCATGCTTTAAAGATTATAAGTAATATCATGAAATCAATTCTGTTACAAACTGGTCCTGGTGTAAAGATAATAATAGGAGAGTTTTAGTATCTTTTTTAAAGTAGTCAAATTGCCACATTTTGTACAATTTGGAGTTCATGAATTGATTTCTGATTTACACTTGTTAGATAATCTAAATGTGAGGAAATTAAAAGCATATAGTTTTAGAGTCTGTAACACTCAGAGTTATAAGGCAGTTTTCAATATCTCTTAgataataaaatacaagaagTTTTAAAAGCATCTGAAACAGGTAAATGTTTGCAGCTTAAACTTTACCAGCTGCTATATTtttcagtcacattttgtgtcttgtaaTGCACATTTTCTCTACGAACAGGTAAAAGCCTGCAACCAAAGACGATTATTTATCgattaaaacataataataaggAAAAGAACTCATCACAATTGTCTAAAGCatctttaaattgcttgttttctCTAATCAACAGTCCAGAACCCGGATATTCAACTTGCTGTcataaagaaaagcagaaaatcatcacatttgatACGATGGAAATAGATCATGTTTGGCATGTTTTGCTAGAGAAGTGAATTAAATAATCTTGATAAATTGAGTAGGATTTTACTGTATAGCATTTCCTTAAAGCTATATTCGtgtattttctctctccagTGTCTGCTACCAAAATGTTGTCTGAAGGAGGCTCCTTCATGAAGGGGATGGTGATGGGAGGCCTCTTCTGCTTGCTGCTGTCGCTCCTGGGTAGTTTCAGCCCCGGCATGGAGTCCAAGACAGAcgaccatcatcaccatcacgtCAAGGCCCCGAGTAAAGACGAGCTGACACGCCTCTCTGAGAGTCACGTTCACGAGTTGAGCAATCAAGTCCGAGTGTCTTGCATCATCATGGTCCAGCCCAAGATCCTCGTTTACTGGGCCACTGCGGTGGACACCTGGAGCAAACACTGCGATAAGGCAGTGTTTTACACCTCTGAGTCCTCTAAGGCGCTCGAGGCGGTAGACCTGAATGAAAAAGACGACTGGGCGAGGTTACGTAAAGCTCTGAAGCATGCTTATGAGAACGCCGGAGACCTGCGCTGGTTCTTTGTGGCACAACCTACAACGTTCGCCATCATCGAGAACCTCAAATTCCTGGTGCTCGCCAAAGATCCCAGTGAGCCGTTCTACCTGGGCAACGCTATGAAGTCAGGGGAGCTTGAGTACGTGTCGTACGATAGTGGCATCGTTCTGAGTTACGAAGCGCTGAAGAGGTTGGTGCACATATTTGAGGATGAAGACAAATGTCCAGAAAGAGGGCGCGCCCTGTGGAAGCTGAGCGAGGACAAGCAGCTGGCCGTGTGTCTCAAATACACAGGCGTCTTCGCAGAGAACGGAGAAGACGCACACGGAAAGGGCCTGTTCAACAGCAAGAGTGTGAACACCCTGATAACGGACAGCATGAAGGACAATCCCACTAATGTGGTGGAGGGCTGCTGCTCCGACATGGCGGTCACATTCAACGGGATGTCACCGAATCAAATGCAGGTTATGATGTTTGGAGTTTACAGACTTCGTCCATACGGCCACGACTTCCGTGACTCGCTAGTATTTAACCCCCCCGAAGGTTCAGATAATGACTAGAGACTCATTCCTTCAAGATGGACGCAgcgttttaaatgttttgcttctATGATGGCAAACTTAACTGTGGGGAGATTTTCTAATTCTGTTTCTAAAACTGGATCCTGGGTGGGAGCAACACttctttgtatatttgtatcttttgCACTTGGCACAATCAGCACCCTATTGTGGTGTAAGTAAACAGCGTCGATGGGTGTGCCGTCCTTTTGAATGAAGATAGAGCTGGATCGTGTCAAACTTGGGACATGAGACGGAGATTTTCTGGAagttt
The window above is part of the Plectropomus leopardus isolate mb unplaced genomic scaffold, YSFRI_Pleo_2.0 unplaced_scaffold18705, whole genome shotgun sequence genome. Proteins encoded here:
- the LOC121965125 gene encoding C1GALT1-specific chaperone 1-like; translation: MLSEGGSFMKGMVMGGLFCLLLSLLGSFSPGMESKTDDHHHHHVKAPSKDELTRLSESHVHELSNQVRVSCIIMVQPKILVYWATAVDTWSKHCDKAVFYTSESSKALEAVDLNEKDDWARLRKALKHAYENAGDLRWFFVAQPTTFAIIENLKFLVLAKDPSEPFYLGNAMKSGELEYVSYDSGIVLSYEALKRLVHIFEDEDKCPERGRALWKLSEDKQLAVCLKYTGVFAENGEDAHGKGLFNSKSVNTLITDSMKDNPTNVVEGCCSDMAVTFNGMSPNQMQVMMFGVYRLRPYGHDFRDSLVFNPPEGSDND